AATGACCTGCGACCCCGCTAGGGTCGTACGCAGTCGGCCGCTCAACGGCCGGCCGCAGATGTGACGAGGAGGCCATTGCCGCACAGGGATCTGAACCAGACCCACGGCAATGGCCTTCTTCGTATGTGCACGAGGAGAGCTCAATGATTCACGGTGCCGACGGCGCGCACACAGACCATCCCGGCCACGGCGGCAGGCGACGCTTCCTGCTGAAGCTGTCGGGCGAAGCGTTCGCCGGCGGCGGCGGACTGGGCGTCGACCCCGATGTCGTGCACGCGATGGCCCGCGAGATCGCCGCCGTGGTGCGCGAGGGCTACGAGATCGCCATCGTGATCGGCGGCGGAAACTTCTTCCGCGGCGCCGAACTCCAGCAGCGCGGCATGGACCGGGCCCGTTCCGACTACATGGGCATGCTCGGCACGGTCATGAACTGTCTGGCTCTCCAGGACTTCCTGGAGAAGGAGGGCATCGACTCCCGCGTCCAGACGGCGATCACCATGGGACAGGTCGCGGAGCCGTACATTCCGCTGCGTGCGGTGCGCCATCTGGAGAAGGGCCGGGTCGTCATCTTCGGCGCCGGCATGGGCATGCCCTACTTCTCCACCGACACCACCGCCGCCCAGCGCGCCCTGGAGATCGACGCCGAGGCCATGCTGATGGGCAAGAACGGGGTGGACGGGGTCTACGACTCCGACCCCAAGAAGAACCCGGACGCGGTGAAGTTCGACGCCCTCGAATACGGCGAGGTCATCACCCGGGACCTGAAGATCGCCGACGCCACCGCCATCACGCTGTGCCGGGACAACAAGCTCCCGATCCTCGTGTTCGAACTGCTCGCCGAGGGCAACATCGCGCGCGCGGTGAAGGGTGAGAAGATCGGCACGCTCGTCAGCGATCAGGGCACCCGGGCCTGACGGCCCCAACTGCCGTGATTCCGTCCGGGCATCGGCCTGTACGGGCGGCAGCTTCCCTACCGGGGAAGACCCCGGTACGGGGATGGACAACGGCCTGCCGGTCGGACACCGTGCAGGAGAAGACGCGCGGCAGGGGCGAGGCTCTGCTTCTTACCGAAAAGACCAGGAGCAAGTGGTGATCGAAGAGATCCTCCTCGAGGCCGAGGAGAAGATGGAGAAGGCCGTCGTGGTCGCCAAGGAGGACTTCGCCGCGATCCGCACCGGGCGTGCGCACCCGGCGATGTTCAACAAGATCGTGGCGGACTACTACGGTGCGATGACGCCGATCAACCAGCTGGCGTCGTTCTCGGTTCCCGAACCGCGGATGGCCGTGGTGACCCCGTTCGACAAGAGCGCGCTGCGCAACATCGAGCAGGCCATCCGTGACTCCGACCTCGGCGTCAACCCGAGCAACGACGGCAATATCATCCGGGTGACGTTCCCCGAGCTGACCGAGGAGCGCCGCAAGGAGTTCATCAAGGTCGCGAAGAACAAGGGCGAGGACGCGAAGATCTCGATCCGCAGCGTGCGCCGCAAGGCCAAGGAGACCCTCGACAAGCTCGTCAAGGACAAGGAAACCGGCGAGGACGAGGTGCGTCGCGCCGAGAAGGAGCTCGACGACACCACCGCGAAGTACGTCGCGCAGGTGGACGAGCTGCTCAAGCACAAGGAATCCGAGCTCCTCGAGGTCTGATGAACGAGTCTTCCTGGGGGGCCGCCCCGCCCGGCGCCGGTCAATGGGTACCGCCCGATCACGGACCGGCCTCCTCGCTTCGCGGGGCGGCGCCCCCCGCCCCGGCGGGTCCCGTGCACGACTGGGGCGACGCGGCGCAGCCTCGGCCCATGCCCTTCGTGCCCGGGCCAGGCGGACACCAGGACGACGGCCGGGAACATCGGGATATCCGGGATAACCGGGACCACCTGGACGACCGGGGGGCTGCTCGACTGAGCGGCCCCCTGTTCCGCGACGAAAAGCCGCAGGAGCCCATGCCCACCTCTCTTTCCGGGTCCGACAGCTCGCCGGACTCAGAGAAGCCGAAGAAGAAGAGCGCGGGCCGCAACCTGCGCGCCGCGATAGGGGTCGGCATCGGCCTCGGCGCGATCATCGTTGCGTCGCTCTTCGTCTACAAGCCTGTCTTCATCGGCGTGATAGCGATCGCCGTTGTCGTGGGCCTGTGGGAGCTGACCTCGCGGCTGGCGGAGCGCAAGGACATCAAGGTGCCGCTGGTGCCGCTCGCGGTCGGTGGCACCGCCATGGTGGTCGCCGGCTACGTCCGCGGTGCCGAGGGCGCCTGGGTGGCGATGGCGCTGACCGCGCTGGCCGTCCTGGTCTGGCGGATGACCGAGGCGCCGGAGAACTATCTGCGCGATGTCACCACCGGTGTCTTCGCGGCGTTCTACGTGCCCTTCCTCGCGACGTTCGTGGCGCTGATGCTCGCTGCCGAGCCCGACGGGCCGCAGCGGGTGCTGACCTTCCTGCTGTTGACCGTCGTCAGCGACACCGGTGCGTACGCGGTCGGCTGGCGGTTCGGCAAGCACAAGCTCGCGCCGCGCATCAGCCCCGGCAAGACCCGTGAGGGACTCGTCGGCGCGGTGCTCTTCGCGATGGTGGCCGGCGCGCTGTGCATGCAGTTCCTGATCGCGCACGGCGCCTGGTGGCAGGGCCTGCTGGTCGGCCTCGCGGTCGCCGCCAGCGCCACTCTCGGCGACCTCGGCGAGTCCATGATCAAGCGTGATCTCGGCATCAAGGACATGGGGACCCTGCTCCCCGGTCACGGCGGCATCATGGACCGCCTCGACTCCCTGCTGCCGACCGCCCCGGTCGTCTGGCTGCTGTTCGTGATCTTTGTGGGATCCGGCTGATCCCAGGGTTTCGCAGGTGAGGGCAGGGGAGCGGGTTTTGTCCCGCCGACTGCTGCCGCACGTATGACGGGCCTCCCGAGGCCCGTGAGGGGTCTGCCGCACCACGTGGCAGGCCCCTCTTCGCGCGGCTGCCGCACTGGACGGACTGTGCCTGCACCCGGAGAAGTCGGTCTCTGAGGGGGACATGAGGCCCCTACCAGCGGGTTTGCTGCTGGTAGGGGCTTTCGTGTGGGCCGTGGGCCGTGACTGGGCCGTCAGCGCTGCCGGTACGGCCAGCAGCTACTTCAAGGTTGAGGCCACAGCGGACGGGCGAAGGGCAGTGGACGGGAGGTGCTTGGGCCACGACGGCCAGGGCCTTCCCTCCCGGGTAGGCAGCCGCCTGGATGGTGTGAGCACTGCTCGTGGGCCGTCGCCCATGTGCCGCTCCGTGCAGAAAAGCTGCCGCTGAACGCCGGGGTCGTCGGCTTCTGCCGCCTGAGTTCCGGAGCGCGGGCGTTTACGGCGTCGGCGTATGGCTCGTCCTTGGCCGATGGCGAGGGCACGTCAGCTGAGGCAGCTGCGGCAGCTGCGGCATCCGAGGAGGAGGGCGACGCAGACTTCGGGCCTCCAGCGGATCCTTCAGGATCGATCGCGTGGTCGGGCAGGACGCGAGGGGCAGCGGCTGTGGAGCGGCTCCTGCCGCGAGGGGGCTTGGCGCAGCGGGCGTGCTTCGCCGGGCAGCCCGCCATCGTGGCTGAGCATGCGGCTGCCCCGAACGTCGCGAGGGTCTCAGAGCTTGGACAGTTTGCTGTACGGGCTCAGGATCCGTGCCTGGAGCGAACCGAAGTCGACAAGTACGGCGATCTCATCCTCGATAGAGATCACCCGGCCGAGGCCGTGCTCATCGTGTGTGACCCGGTCGCCTAGCGCGAACTCCTTGGGAGGGCGCGTGACCGGGGGCTTGAAGGGGCTGGACGGCAGATGGCGCCGGGCTACGGCAGGCTTTGTCATTATCAGCAGTATGCGCCTGGTGAGCGGGCTGCCCCTAACACGCCGGCTAACGCAACCAAGCCGAGATCTCCGCCGGCGGCCACTGCTCACCGGGTTTCCCCGTCCACCGGCCCCGCGAGGCTGCGGACGCACCACCACCCCGGCGGTTCGGGTCGCTTCACCCGCCGCCGTTCCGGTAGCCGCCGTCCCTTGGGCATCGCAGGCTTCCGTCCGCCCCTGTCAGGTCTCATGGAGCGACCGCAGTTGACCGCCAAGGCCGAGGCGGAGCCGATAGCCCGGCCGTCCGTTGGCCGTCTGTGGGCCGTGCGAGGAGACCGCCATGGACATAAGGGTCAGCGGGTGACTTCCCCCTCGCAGCTCCGGCCTGTGCCCCCGTAAACGATCTGCCACACTGGACGGACCATGCCTGCACCCGGAGAACTCACTTTCGTTGCGCCGCGCGGGGCCAAGAAGCCCCCGCGGCACCTTGCCGACCTCAGCCCCGTCGAGCGTCGCGAAGCGGTGGCCGCGATCGGGGAGAAGCCGTTTCGCGCCAAGCAGCTGTCGCAGCACTACTTCGCCCGTTATGCGCACGACCCGGCGCAGTGGACCGACATTCCCGCGGCGGCGCGCGAGAAGCTGGCGAGCGAGCTGCTGCCGGACCTGATGAAGGTCATGCGGCACATCTCGTGTGACGACGACACCACGCGCAAGACCCTGTGGAAGCTGCACGACGGCACGCTCGTCGAGTCCGTGCTGATGCGCTACCCGGACCGGGTCACCATGTGCATCTCCTCGCAGGCCGGGTGCGGAATGAACTGTCCGTTCTGCGCGACGGGGCAGGCGGGACTGGACCGGAACCTGTCGACCGCCGAGATCGTGCACCAGATCGTCGACGGGATGCGGGCACTGCGCGACGGCGAGGTGCCGGGCGGGCCCGCGCGGCTGTCCAACATCGTCTTCATGGGGATGGGCGAGCCGCTCGCCAACTACAAGCGGGTGGTCGGGGCGATCCGCCGGCTGACCGACCCGGAGCCCGATGGGCTGGGGTTGTCCCAGCGGGGGATCACCGTCTCCACGGTCGGGCTGGTCCCGGCGATGCTGCGGTTCGCCGACGAAGGGTTCAAGTGCCGGCTGGCGGTGTCGCTGCATGCGCCCGACGACGAGCTGCGCGACACCCTGGTGCCCGTCAACACGCGCTGGAAGGTGCGTGAGGTGCTGGACGCGGCGTGGGAGTACGCGGAGAAGTCCGGGCGGCGGATTTCGATCGAGTACGCGCTGATCCGCGACATCAACGACCAGGCGTGGCGCGGTGACCTGCTGGGCCGGCTGCTGAAGGGGAAGCGGGTCCATGTGAATCTGATTCCGCTGAACCCGACGCCCGGCTCGAAGTGGACCGCCTCGCGGCCCGAGGATGAGAAGGCGTTCGTCCAGGCCATCGAGGCGCACGGGGTTCCGGTGACCGTTCGTGACACCCGCGGCCAGGAGATCGACGGCGCCTGCGGACAGCTCGCAGCCTCGGAGCGCTGACCGCCCGCTGGTACCGTGTGATCGAACAAATGCACATTCCGACAGGGGAGCGCCACAGCGCTGAGAGTGCGGAAGCGTCGTAGTCCTACGGTGCCCGCAGACCCTTGAACCTCGCCCGGGTCATTCCGGGTAGGAAGTTCGGTCGTCACTCATGCTGTTGCGCCCCGCCCGGATCCGCCTCCGTACGTCCTCCGACGTCGAGAGCCGCGGACACCGGGCGGGGCCGCGTCTCTTCCTGGCCAGCCAGGAGGAAATCAGTGAGCATCACCAGCAGGATCACCGTCTCGGCGGTCGCCGCCGCGGTCGGGATAGCCGCGCTCGCCGCCTGCGGTACGCCGGGCGGTGGTGCGGACGCCAAGACCGTCACGCTCGTCAGCCATGACTCGTTCAACGTCTCCAAGTCCGTCCTGGCCGCCTTCGAGAAGGAGAGCGGCTACAAGGTCAAGATCCTCAAGGGCGGGGACGCCGGCAAGGCCGTCAACCAGGCGATCCTGTCCAAGGGCAACCCCCAGGGCGATGTGTTCTTCGGCATCGACAACACCCTGCTCTCGCGCGGTCTGAACGAGGGCGTCTTCAGCCCGTACGAGGCCAAGGGCCTGGCGAACGTGCCGGCCGGGCTTCAGCTCGACAAGGGCGAGCACCGCGTCACCCCGCTCGACTACGGCGACATCTGCGTCAACTACGACCGCGGCTACTTCGCCCGGCACAAGACCGCGCCGCCGAAGACCTTCGACGATCTGCTCAAGCCCCGGTACAAGGGGCTGCTGGTCACGGAGAACTCCGCCACCTCCTCCCCGGGGCTCGCCTTCCAGCTCGGCACCATCGCCAAGTACGGGCAGGACGGCTGGCAGGACTACTGGAAGAAGCTCAAGGCCAACGGCGTCGAGGTCGTCGACGGCTGGGAGCAGGCCTACTACGAGCGGTTCTCGGGCTCCGCGGCCGGCAAGGGCAAGGGCGACAAGCCGCTGGTGGTCTCCTACGCCTCCAGCCCGCCGGTCGAGGTGCTCGGCAAGAAGCCCGCGCCCGAGGAGGCACCCACCGGGGTCGCCACGGGCACCTGCTTCCGCCAGATCGAGTTCGGCGGCCTGCTCAAGGGCGCGAAGAACGAGAAGGGCGGTAAGGCGCTGCTGGACTTCCTGGTGAGCAAGGAGTTCCAGGAGGACGTACCGCTGAAGATGTTCGTCAACCCGGCGCGCAAGGACGCCAAGGTGCCGGAGCTGTTCACCAAGTACGGCGCCGCGATCGACAAGCCGACGACGCTGCCTCCGGCGACGATCACCAAGAACCGCGAACAGTGGATCAAGCAGTGGTCCTCGCTCGTTCTGAAGTAGCCCGCAGCCGGCGCCCCCGGCCCGCGCGGGGAACGGCGGTGCGGCTCGGCCTGATGGCGCTGCCGCTCGCCTTCTTCGCGCTGTTCTTCGCCTATCCGGTCGTGGCGATCGTCGGGCGGGGGCTGAAGGACGGCGGGCAGTGGCAGCTCGCCCGGTTCGGGGCGGTGCTCGGCGACCCGGATGTCGTGCAGGTGCTGTGGTTCACCGTCTGGCAGGCGGCCGCGTCCACGGCGCTGACGCTGCTGATCGCCCTGCCCGGCGCCTATGTCTTCGCGCGTTTCGACTTCCCCGGCAAACAGCTGCTGCGGGCGGTGGTGGCCGTGCCGTTCGTGCTGCCGACCGTCGTCGTCGGCTCGGCCTTCCTGGCACTGGTCGGGCGGGGCGGGCTGCTGGACGAGCTGTGGGGCCTGCGCCTGGACACCTCGGTGTGGGCGATTCTGCTGGCGCATGTCTTCTTCAACTACGCCGTGGTCGTACGGACCGTCGGCGGGCTCTGGGGGCAGCTCGACCCGCGCCAGGAAGAGGCGGCGCGGGTGCTGGGAGCCGGCCGGTTCGAGGCCTGGCGGCGGGTGACGCTGCCGGCCCTGGGGCCCGCCGTCGCGGCCGCCGCGCTGATGGTCTTCCTCTTCACCTTCACCTCCTTCGGGGTGGTGCAGATTCTGGGCGGGCCCACCTTCTCGACGCTGGAGGTGGAGATCTACCGGCAGACCGCGGATTTCCTGGATCTGCCGACGGCCGCCGTCCTCACCCTGATCCAGTTCGCGGCGGTGCTGGGCGTGCTGGCGCTGCACGCCTGGACGGTGCGGCGGCGGGAATCCGCGCTGCGGCTCGTGGCGCCGTCCCGGACCGCACACCGGCCGCGCGGCCGCGGCCAGTGGACGCTGCTGTGGGGGACCCTCGCCGTCATCACCGTCCTGCTGATCGCGCCGCTGGTCGTGCTCGTGGAGCGGTCGTTCGCCGGCCCGGACGGCTACGGAGCGGTGTTCTACACCTCGCTGCGGTCCGCCGCCTCCGCCGACAGCACCTTCACCGTCGCGCCCCTCGACGCCCTGTGGAACTCCCTCGCCTACGCGGCCGCGGCCACGGCGATCGCGCTGGTGGTGGGCGGGCTGGCGGCCGCCGCGCTGACCCTGCCCCGGCTCCGCAGGGGCCCGTCCGGGCGGACACCCCTCGCCGGCCGGTTCGTCCGCGGCTTCGACGCGCTGCTGATGCTGCCCCTCGGAGTCTCCGCGGTGACCGTCGGCTTCGGGTTTCTGATCAGTCTCGACGCGCCTCCGCTCGATCTGCGTGCCTCGTGGTGGCTGGTGCCGCTCGCCCAGGCGCTGGTGGGGGTGCCGTTCGTGGTCCGGACGATGCTGCCGGTCCTGCGGGCGATCGACGGGCGGCTGCGGGAGGCGGCCGCCGTGCTCGGTGCCTCGCCGTGGCGGGTGTGGCGCGAGGTCGACCTGCCGATGGTGCGGCGGGCCCTGCTGATCGCCGCGGGCTTCGCCTTCGCCGTCTCGCTCGGTGAGTTCGGCGCGACGGTCTTCATCGCACGGCCGGACCAGCCGACGCTGCCGGTCGCGGTGGCGCGGCTGCTGGGACGTGCGGGAGAGCTCAACTACGGGCAGGCGATGGCCTTGTCGACCGTCTTGATGGTGGTGTGCGCGGGCGCCTTGCTGGTGCTGGAGCGCCTGCGCCCCGCCGACCATTCCGGGGAGTTCTAGATGACGTCACGGGCCGGGACCACGGCGCAGGAGCTGCTACGGCTGGGCGGGGTGACCGTCCGCTTCGGCACGGCGGGACGTCCCGCGCTGGACGCGGTGGATCTGGACGTCGCGGCACACGAAATCGTATGCGTCCTGGGGCCGAGCGGCAGCGGCAAGTCCACTCTGCTGAGAGTGGTCGCCGGGCTCCAACAGGCCGACGCGGGACAGGTGTTGCTGGAGGGGCGCGAGCAGGCCGGGGTGCCCACACACCGCCGCGGCGTCGGCATGATGTTCCAGGACCACCAGCTCTTCCCGCAGCGCGATGTCGAGGGAAATGTCGCCTTCGGGCTGCGGATGCGGCGCTCCGCACGCGGCGACCGGGAGCGTACGGTCGCCGGACTGCTGGACCTCGTCGGGCTGCCGGGCGCCCAGCGGCGCGCGGTGGCCTCCCTGTCCGGCGGCGAACAGCAGCGGGTCGCGCTGGCCCGCGCGCTGGCCCCCCGCCCCCGCCTGCTGATGCTGGACGAGCCCCTCGGCCAGCTCGACCGCGGGCTGCGCGAACGGCTGGTCGTCGAACTCCGCCGCCTCTTCCGTGAATTGGGCACCACGGTCCTCGCGGTCACCCACGACCAGGGGGAGGCCTTTGCGCTCGCCGACCGGGTCGTGGTGATGCAGGACGGCCGGATCGCGCAGACCGGCACTCCGTTGGAGGTCTGGCAGCGGCCCGCCACGGAATTCGTCGCCCGTTTCCTCGGCTTCGACAATGTGGTCGAGGCGACGGTGCAGGGCGAGGCCGCCGCCACCCCCTGGGGCAAGGTGCCGGTCCCGGACGGTACGGCGGACGGGCCGTGCCGCCTGCTCGTCCGGCCGGCCGGGGTACGGCTGACGGCCGCCCCGGAGGGCCTGCCCTGCACGGTCGCCGCCCGTACCTTCCGCGGTACCCATGTCGCGCTGCTGCTCCGGCCGGCCGGGGGACCGCAGGTGGAGGCGGCCTGCGCGCTGCGGGACGCGCCGGAGGTGGGGGCGAGGGTGGGCATCGCCTTCGCGGCGCAGGACGTGGTGGTGCTGGACGCCCCGGGCACGGCGGGCTGACGACCTCAGCGGGCCGCCACCTCCGTCTGCCGCTCACCGGCGGCCGGCGAGCCGGGCTCCGTCTCCGGCTCCGGTTCGCCGAACCAGGCGACCGCGACGGCACCGGCCACGGCCACCACGAACCCGAGGGCGGCGACCCAGGCGAAGCCCGGACGGGAGGAGTCGCCCAGCCACAGCACCCCGAGCATGCCGGGGACCACCGTCTCGCCGACCACCAGCGCCGCCGTGGCACCGTTCACCGAGCCGATCTGGAGGGCGACGGTGTGCAGATACATCCCCCCGATACCGGCCACCAGAATCGCGTACAGGGCGGGGTCGCCGAGCAGGGACGGCAGGTGGAAGGGGGCCACCCCGTTCAGTACCCGTACGCCGACACCGAGCGCGCCGAAGCCCAGACCGGAGAGCAGGCCCGCGAGGATCGCCGCCCGGCCGCCGAGCAGCCGCACGAGCAGGGTGCCGCCGCCGATGAGCACGACCGAGGCGGCGAGCAGCCACCAGTGTGCGGCGATCGGTGTGTGGCCGCTGCCTTCCGGACCGGCGGCCGTGGCCAGCAGCACCAACGCCCCGCACACCACGCCGATGGAGGTCCACTCCGCCCGGTTGAGCCGGATGCCGAGGAGCTTGATGCTCAGTACGGCAGTGATCACGAGGTTGGCGCTGATCACGGTCTGGGAAAGGAACAGCGGCAGCAGCCTGGCGGCCAGCGCGCCGAGTCCGAACCCTATGAAGTCCAGCACGGTGCCGACCATGAACTCCCACGTCACGGCGGCTTTCGCGGTGGAGGACAGGCTGGGGCCGCCGTGTTGGGTGACACCGGCGCTCGATGCCTTGGCCGCCTCCTGGCGGGCGGACTTGCGTGAACCCACCGCCTGGAGGACCGAACCCGTGCCGTAGCAGGCCGATGCCGCTACCGCCGTCAGAAGGCCGATGATCACCAAGAGCTCCGTTCGCCCGCTGTCTGTCTTACTGTTCGTTGCCCGGCCTGGCAGACGCGCATTTCAGGACGGGAGTTGCCTCGGGTGGGCAGTACACCGAGTGACCGGCGCACCGAGGCGGTGGGCCCGGAGGAAACCGTGGCGGGAAAGTGCGCCTCCGTCCCGGAGCCGGGCGATGGGGATCGGCCCCGGGCCTCAGAGCGGCATGAGTACCGGTACTCATGCCG
This Streptomyces decoyicus DNA region includes the following protein-coding sequences:
- the pyrH gene encoding UMP kinase, with translation MIHGADGAHTDHPGHGGRRRFLLKLSGEAFAGGGGLGVDPDVVHAMAREIAAVVREGYEIAIVIGGGNFFRGAELQQRGMDRARSDYMGMLGTVMNCLALQDFLEKEGIDSRVQTAITMGQVAEPYIPLRAVRHLEKGRVVIFGAGMGMPYFSTDTTAAQRALEIDAEAMLMGKNGVDGVYDSDPKKNPDAVKFDALEYGEVITRDLKIADATAITLCRDNKLPILVFELLAEGNIARAVKGEKIGTLVSDQGTRA
- a CDS encoding ABC transporter ATP-binding protein, whose protein sequence is MTSRAGTTAQELLRLGGVTVRFGTAGRPALDAVDLDVAAHEIVCVLGPSGSGKSTLLRVVAGLQQADAGQVLLEGREQAGVPTHRRGVGMMFQDHQLFPQRDVEGNVAFGLRMRRSARGDRERTVAGLLDLVGLPGAQRRAVASLSGGEQQRVALARALAPRPRLLMLDEPLGQLDRGLRERLVVELRRLFRELGTTVLAVTHDQGEAFALADRVVVMQDGRIAQTGTPLEVWQRPATEFVARFLGFDNVVEATVQGEAAATPWGKVPVPDGTADGPCRLLVRPAGVRLTAAPEGLPCTVAARTFRGTHVALLLRPAGGPQVEAACALRDAPEVGARVGIAFAAQDVVVLDAPGTAG
- the rlmN gene encoding 23S rRNA (adenine(2503)-C(2))-methyltransferase RlmN, producing MPAPGELTFVAPRGAKKPPRHLADLSPVERREAVAAIGEKPFRAKQLSQHYFARYAHDPAQWTDIPAAAREKLASELLPDLMKVMRHISCDDDTTRKTLWKLHDGTLVESVLMRYPDRVTMCISSQAGCGMNCPFCATGQAGLDRNLSTAEIVHQIVDGMRALRDGEVPGGPARLSNIVFMGMGEPLANYKRVVGAIRRLTDPEPDGLGLSQRGITVSTVGLVPAMLRFADEGFKCRLAVSLHAPDDELRDTLVPVNTRWKVREVLDAAWEYAEKSGRRISIEYALIRDINDQAWRGDLLGRLLKGKRVHVNLIPLNPTPGSKWTASRPEDEKAFVQAIEAHGVPVTVRDTRGQEIDGACGQLAASER
- a CDS encoding phosphatidate cytidylyltransferase; its protein translation is MNESSWGAAPPGAGQWVPPDHGPASSLRGAAPPAPAGPVHDWGDAAQPRPMPFVPGPGGHQDDGREHRDIRDNRDHLDDRGAARLSGPLFRDEKPQEPMPTSLSGSDSSPDSEKPKKKSAGRNLRAAIGVGIGLGAIIVASLFVYKPVFIGVIAIAVVVGLWELTSRLAERKDIKVPLVPLAVGGTAMVVAGYVRGAEGAWVAMALTALAVLVWRMTEAPENYLRDVTTGVFAAFYVPFLATFVALMLAAEPDGPQRVLTFLLLTVVSDTGAYAVGWRFGKHKLAPRISPGKTREGLVGAVLFAMVAGALCMQFLIAHGAWWQGLLVGLAVAASATLGDLGESMIKRDLGIKDMGTLLPGHGGIMDRLDSLLPTAPVVWLLFVIFVGSG
- a CDS encoding DMT family protein, with the protein product MIIGLLTAVAASACYGTGSVLQAVGSRKSARQEAAKASSAGVTQHGGPSLSSTAKAAVTWEFMVGTVLDFIGFGLGALAARLLPLFLSQTVISANLVITAVLSIKLLGIRLNRAEWTSIGVVCGALVLLATAAGPEGSGHTPIAAHWWLLAASVVLIGGGTLLVRLLGGRAAILAGLLSGLGFGALGVGVRVLNGVAPFHLPSLLGDPALYAILVAGIGGMYLHTVALQIGSVNGATAALVVGETVVPGMLGVLWLGDSSRPGFAWVAALGFVVAVAGAVAVAWFGEPEPETEPGSPAAGERQTEVAAR
- a CDS encoding ABC transporter permease encodes the protein MVLARSEVARSRRPRPARGTAVRLGLMALPLAFFALFFAYPVVAIVGRGLKDGGQWQLARFGAVLGDPDVVQVLWFTVWQAAASTALTLLIALPGAYVFARFDFPGKQLLRAVVAVPFVLPTVVVGSAFLALVGRGGLLDELWGLRLDTSVWAILLAHVFFNYAVVVRTVGGLWGQLDPRQEEAARVLGAGRFEAWRRVTLPALGPAVAAAALMVFLFTFTSFGVVQILGGPTFSTLEVEIYRQTADFLDLPTAAVLTLIQFAAVLGVLALHAWTVRRRESALRLVAPSRTAHRPRGRGQWTLLWGTLAVITVLLIAPLVVLVERSFAGPDGYGAVFYTSLRSAASADSTFTVAPLDALWNSLAYAAAATAIALVVGGLAAAALTLPRLRRGPSGRTPLAGRFVRGFDALLMLPLGVSAVTVGFGFLISLDAPPLDLRASWWLVPLAQALVGVPFVVRTMLPVLRAIDGRLREAAAVLGASPWRVWREVDLPMVRRALLIAAGFAFAVSLGEFGATVFIARPDQPTLPVAVARLLGRAGELNYGQAMALSTVLMVVCAGALLVLERLRPADHSGEF
- a CDS encoding thiamine ABC transporter substrate-binding protein; its protein translation is MSITSRITVSAVAAAVGIAALAACGTPGGGADAKTVTLVSHDSFNVSKSVLAAFEKESGYKVKILKGGDAGKAVNQAILSKGNPQGDVFFGIDNTLLSRGLNEGVFSPYEAKGLANVPAGLQLDKGEHRVTPLDYGDICVNYDRGYFARHKTAPPKTFDDLLKPRYKGLLVTENSATSSPGLAFQLGTIAKYGQDGWQDYWKKLKANGVEVVDGWEQAYYERFSGSAAGKGKGDKPLVVSYASSPPVEVLGKKPAPEEAPTGVATGTCFRQIEFGGLLKGAKNEKGGKALLDFLVSKEFQEDVPLKMFVNPARKDAKVPELFTKYGAAIDKPTTLPPATITKNREQWIKQWSSLVLK
- the frr gene encoding ribosome recycling factor, translated to MIEEILLEAEEKMEKAVVVAKEDFAAIRTGRAHPAMFNKIVADYYGAMTPINQLASFSVPEPRMAVVTPFDKSALRNIEQAIRDSDLGVNPSNDGNIIRVTFPELTEERRKEFIKVAKNKGEDAKISIRSVRRKAKETLDKLVKDKETGEDEVRRAEKELDDTTAKYVAQVDELLKHKESELLEV